A DNA window from Carassius gibelio isolate Cgi1373 ecotype wild population from Czech Republic chromosome A8, carGib1.2-hapl.c, whole genome shotgun sequence contains the following coding sequences:
- the LOC128018157 gene encoding regulating synaptic membrane exocytosis protein 3-like — translation MRNRVTRQGSKDSTDGSTNSNSSDGTFIFPPTRLGPESQFSDFLDGLGPAQIVGRQTLATPPMGDVYIGVVDRGGQLEVEITQARGLTPKPGSKNIPATYVKVYVLENGMCLAKKKTKVVKKTLDPTFQQSLMFDESPQGKVLQVIVWGDYGRMDSKCFMGMAQILLDDLDLTSMVGGWYKLFPTSSLADPSIGPLTRRLSQSSLESATSPSCT, via the exons ATGAGGAACCGGGTCACACGACAGGGCAGTAAGGACTCAACAGATGGCAGCACCAACAGCAACAGCTCTGATGGGAC CTTCATCTTCCCCCCCACTCGCCTCGGCCCTGAGAGCCAGTTCAGTGACTTCCTGGACGGTCTCGGTCCCGCTCAGATAGTGGGGCGGCAGACATTAGCCACACCGCCGATGG GTGATGTTTACATCGGTGTGGTGGATAGAGGGGGTCAGTTAGAGGTCGAGATCACACAGGCCCGAGGTCTGACCCCTAAACCAGGCTCAAAGAACATTCCAG CAACATATGTAAAGGTTTATGTCCTGGAGAATGGAATGTGTCTCGCTAAGAAGAAAACCAAAGTGGTGAAGAAAACCCTGGATCCAACCTTCCAGCAGTCCCTGATGTTTGACGAGAGCCCGCAGGGGAAAGTGCTGCAG GTGATCGTGTGGGGCGATTACGGCCGCATGGACAGCAAGTGTTTCATGGGAATGGCTCAGATCCTCCTGGATGATCTAGACCTGACATCGATGGTGGGCGGCTGGTACAAGCTCTTCCCCACCTCCTCTCTGGCAGACCCCAGCATCGGCCCCCTGACACGCCGACTCTCCCAGTCCTCGCTCGAGAGCGCCACCAGCCCCTCGTGCACCTAG